Below is a genomic region from Nitrosopumilus sp. b3.
CAGTTTTAATTGTAATTTTCAATCTTTTAGCAAATGCTAAAATTTTTGGATAATCTTTTTTTTTGATTCTTGAAATTAATACTGAATTTGATTTTTCTAAAGTTTTTTTTACAATTTTTTTAATCTCTTCGATTTCTTTTGTTTCAGCAAAAATTACTTCAGGAATTCCACGTCTTTTACTCCTATTGATATCGATTTTTGCAAACCCTTCTACTTCTTCAACTGAATATAATGATAGAAGTTTTTTTGCATTACTAATTGATATTTTCCCAACACTAAGTGATTCTAGAATTTTATCAATTTCCAATAATGATTTGTATTTCTAAGTATAAAAAAATGCTTAGATTTCTATACCTGAAATGGCGCTTTTAACACTCTCAACAGCTTTATCAAAAACTTGCTTTTCTTCATCATTTAGATCTAATTCGATAATTTTTTCAACACCTTTTCTTCCAATTATTGCTGGAACTCCAATTGTAACATCCGAATGACCATATTCGCCATCAAGATATGTTGCAACAGGAATAACTTGTTTTCTGTCTCTTACAACAGATTCTACAATTGCAGAAATTGCATTTCCTGGTGCGTGTACAGTAGCTCCTTTCAATTCAATTACTTTTGCTGCCACTTGTTTTGTGTTTTGAATTAGCTCATCTAATTTTTCTTTTGGAAGAAATGTTGATAATGGAATTCCTGATACTGATGAAAATCTTGGTAGAGGTAACATATTCTCCCCATGCTCTCCAATCACTAATGCTCTGATTGAATCACGAGAATGTCCTGTTGCTTCGTGAATAAATTGTCTAAATCTTGACAAATCCAGCATACCACCCATGCCAAATACTCTACTCCTATCGAATCCTGAAACCTTGTATGTGATGTAGGCCATTGGGTCAAGCGGATTTGTCACTGGAATTATCATTGAATTATCTGCATATTTTTTGACATTTTCTACAACACTTTTTACAATTGATGCATTAATTTTCAAAAGATCCATTCTTGTCATTCCTGGTTTTCTTCCAGAGCCTGCCACAACTACAACAACATCTGAGCCCTTCATGTCTGCAAAGTCATTTGATCCTTTTACTTCCACATCGATTCCTTGTTCTGATAACATGTGGTTGATGTCCATTGCTTCGCCTTGTGGAAGTCCTTTGGCAACATCAAGTAACAATATCTGATCATCTAATCTTTTTAGTGCTGAGAATAATGCTGCATCTCCACCTACTTTACCCGAACCAATAATCGTAATCATAAAAATCATCGTTGATTTTCAATAATTAA
It encodes:
- a CDS encoding malate dehydrogenase, which produces MITIIGSGKVGGDAALFSALKRLDDQILLLDVAKGLPQGEAMDINHMLSEQGIDVEVKGSNDFADMKGSDVVVVVAGSGRKPGMTRMDLLKINASIVKSVVENVKKYADNSMIIPVTNPLDPMAYITYKVSGFDRSRVFGMGGMLDLSRFRQFIHEATGHSRDSIRALVIGEHGENMLPLPRFSSVSGIPLSTFLPKEKLDELIQNTKQVAAKVIELKGATVHAPGNAISAIVESVVRDRKQVIPVATYLDGEYGHSDVTIGVPAIIGRKGVEKIIELDLNDEEKQVFDKAVESVKSAISGIEI